A stretch of DNA from Telopea speciosissima isolate NSW1024214 ecotype Mountain lineage chromosome 5, Tspe_v1, whole genome shotgun sequence:
TAGGTAGTAAACAcctattatttttcaaaacatatTCGGCAGCTTAGTGATaccaaaacaagagaaaatCCACCTAGTTTGCAGAGAATGAACTCACCCTGTTGCTGTGAGTCCACAAGGGACTTGCACAAACCGAATTGGGGTGGTGGGGGGGAGATGAAACAATGGGCATCCACCCAATAACTAGGAAACCCCAAGTTTGCAGAGAATGCACTCACCTGATACTGTGAGTTACCTTTATTGTATAAACTAATTCAATGCCTTAGGAGGCTGCTTAcaccctttatttatagaaacactaaaacttaaattttttttctctaaccGGGAACATACTAACCCATTTACAACTCTAAAATCAGATCAAACTCCTACTATGACTACAACTGCCAAGTAAGAACTAAAATCTTTTAACTCAAAAACTATTACAcgcaaagcaaagcaaagtaAATAAGGAAGAACCAAACAGGCCCCATGGTTTGATTAGAAATCCAACTCTTTTAAGTCCACTAGCTAGCGCAAtacttctttctcctcttgtGCTCCCCAAAAATCATTTGAGGGGCCTGCTGCTGTGTCAAAGCAGTATGCAGAAACATCAGGTGGCACTAACTGTCAATACTAATAGATATACATACTATTCAAACAACTGTATGAGTAAGAAAATTAAATAGCAAAGCCACTAATATTCTCGCAAATAAATGTTCAAGAAAGACAACTTTAAGGAATATAGctaaaaatttcatcccatgCGTATTCAGGATATCCATGATGAGCAAGCCCAATAGAGATGTTACCATCTTTTCTGGTTGGCTTTAATTTGCATTTATCATTTTCAAATCAAAGCGTAATAGTTTTGTTCTGAAATATATAGATAACATCTGTTCTTCGTTTGAATCTTGAAAAAATATACAAAGTACTTCGTTTGAATCATCTTATAGcttacaacaactcagccttatcccaactaaatggggtcggctacatggatccttgccctccattcagctctattcgaggtcatatttGATAAAAGGGCTAAGCTATGCAAGTCTTCCCTCaacacttctcctaaggtcattttaggtctgccttGGCTCTTTGGGTTCCTTCAATCTGGATCAAATCACTTCTCCATACTGGAGAGAGGGATCATCTTATAGCTCACATACATAAAACATTGGAGGCTAATGAAGGACCCAAAGTACTCAGTTTCAGAAGCATTTAAACAtacaaatagaaaaaagaaaagcatataAGCATATTGGATGATAACAGCATGAACACACTAAAAAGTATCAGTTGGGCACAGAAAACAACGAATATACAAATGAACACAGATTTACAATTATATTGAACCAAGTTCAAGACTATTGGTCTACTACAAATCAAAGTTTATTACCATTGAAATACAACCAAACAGTTTCAGTTAATAATAATCTCTCATCTCTACAATTCtaccctgtttttttttctttttctttttcttttttttttttttttttttttttggggggggggtgtttaaTCTCTACACTTCTACCCTGTCAATATCCCTTATTATACAATTGAAAATAAATGTATACGAAAACTCAGTCCGATAAACCACCTACAATGGATAATCTTTTACTACACgaatgaaagcaaaattagAAGTAGAAGTGCCAACAAATTATCATGACAAAAGTAACAAGTCAAAAAGTGACCTATATACAGCATCTAGGTAGTCCTCTGCTTGTTACTACACTTCCAACTTGAAACAGGCCTTAAAAAACGCTTGGACTGGTCCAGAGATTCCTTTACATCCATCTTTCCTCCAAGTAGACTGTCAAAGGATCCTGCTACCATATGGGGTTGCAACTTGTGAAGCACTATCACCCAATGAACAAATTTCACTTTTCATTCAGTAAACACTTGAAGAGAGAAACTTGTTAGATTTATCAATTGGAATGGTTCAATCCTAATTCCTTCCGAGAGTTTGAAGCAAGACAAAAAACTTCCCAGCAGCATATATTATACCAACGTCTGTGACATGAATTTGTTCAATGAGCAAAAAGGGTGGTAGGCGACCACAGTTTAAGCTGGCATCAAGACCCTGGCACCACCTACCATATGCAAGCATAAAGAAAGGCATACAGTAATAATAACAGATGACTTAGCACTAAAATATCTTACGACTTCCATGCCCCTCTCAACAACCTCCTCACGAACAATATTGTAGCTCTTTTTGAAACCATCAAATAGTTTCCATATCAAAAAGTCCAGGAAAGATCTTACTGTTTCGAATGTCACTCTTCCAGTCAAATCAAGAACGAACCTCCTATTGCTTGGAACAGCCAATGTAGAAGACACCTTTCCTACCCAACCTCCGTCCTTAATTCCATCTAATGGACTTCTCTCTTTCAGTTCCATTGAAAATAGATCCTTAAAAACCTCATCTCTGGTAGTACTTATACCTTCCCCTTGACCAACAGCCAAGGAAGGGGAATTTGAGCTTGAATTCTTCGAATCTGAATTTATCAACACTTGGTGAGATGTTTTCACAAGAGTTTCCACAGCACCATTGCAGAGAGACACCAATATGTCTCTCACTTTCCTTTCATGATTCGGGTTCGTCAACCCCGAGAAGATTTCATCATAAGTGTTGATATCCATGGTCTTGTCAAGATAAACGGCAATCGCAGTGCTTACGAATAGCTGGATGCAGTCAGCGATGAGCACTCTACAATTGTCACTGCATAACACATTTACCCATCTTGGTGGAGATGACGACTCAGGGTTCGAACCTCCGGAAGATGGGCGGCCATCAGAGTAGAAAGCCAAGACCAAGCTCCTGGCAAAGCTACCAACAACCACAGAAGCAAAACCAGAGCCAGCCGTAGAGAAAAGCCTGTCCATAAGCCGGTCAGTTAAGCCAGGAGTGGTCCGTGATTCATCTCCATTGCTAGTATCCGAGCGATAACCTCTCAACATCCCCAATGTTAAAGCTTGTGTCACCCGAACCAGCGAATCAGAAAACTCTTCCGACCTCATGATTTTGGATATCTGCTTCAGACTGGTGGGAATTTGATCCGAATCTGATTGAAGGAACTCCTTCAAGTCCTTGGAAATGACTGAGATCGTCTCCGCGGAATCGGATACAGCTTCGGCCACGGAAATCAAGGCTTCAAGAAGCTTTAAaaacctcttcctcttcttgaccACAGAAGGCAAATAATAGACCCTATAGGCACCATAACCAGTGAAGCCGAGCGCTGCGAGTAGCAAAAtccatttcttccttctccGTGAGAAATCCAAACCCTTTTGCACCAACTGCAGGtccatggagaagaagagcgAATAACCCTAAACCTTCAAAAATTAAACCAGTAGAGGAGCTTCCTCCATCGCCAGGCTAGTTTGTTTTGCTAAGACCTATAATGAATGGGGATGGAACCAAAGTTGGGCGTTTTTGGGTATTCGAGCATGTCGGAAAGCGAGGGTATCGTTTGTTGAGGATTAGCAGATAGCAATTTAAAGGAATAGGCGAATTGATGGAGGCGAGACAGTTAAAATGTTAATAGAAAATCGAAACAGAGAGACGCAGAGAGACGcagagatagaaagagagagagagagagagagaaagaggcctGAGATGAGAAAAAGAACCTGCAAAATAGATGACGTGAAAACGATTGCAGGTATTTTCCCTTCAGACAATTAATTGTCTCTTCAGATAATCAATTgcctatctttttctttcttgatgGATAGATGAGGAATTGAGTTGAGGATGGCTGAtggtctttttattttatttttctggtcTTTGTCTCTTCTTTTAGGCCGTTGAGGAGCAGAGAATAGAGTTAGATGAATGGAAATGGGTAATGGGCCTTATGGGGCATatggataaataaataaatgggccATGAGTAAAACGAATGATTCGACTAGCCCAACGGCCCAAGTGcccaactctcaactctcaactctcaagggTGAGTGAAAAACTAGTCGTGCCTTTTTATTCCCTAACTCACCACCAGCATGGCCACTGTAGCATCAGATGACCATAGCCCATAGGGAGAGTAGTTTTGACTTGGTACAGGTGGAGTACAATCGAGGATTCAAGAGTAAAAATCAAGAGGTTACTTCAGCATTGGAAAAGTGAACCTAAACTTAATTTTATGCATTTTTTGTTaaggtggcggtggtggtggtgactaATATTAGTCAAGTTCTTATTGTAACCCACTGGTTAGGTGGCAATAAAAATCCCATCAAGTGCTCATTCTATCACATGGTGTTAAGGAAAAGAATCCGATTTTGATTCCTAATAAGAAAGTCTGACGGTACTTTTCGAAATTACCAAACATTGTGCACCAGGTTTTGTCATTATCTATTGATATGTTGTGAAATGTTGATTTTCACAATAACATTGTGTAGTATAGTAACCGTGGATTGTTGTCTTCTCCAAGGATTCCttgctctctcttcttctctatcagTGAGTGGTGGAGGAGTTTGCATTTAAAGGAATGTAAAATTGTATATGTACATGAAACTCATTATAAAGGGCTAAGATCGTGTGGAGGCTttgtatttattaatttttaggTAATGATCGACACCTTAATTTCGTTTTAGGATTGAATGATCTCTGTCATTAGTTGCACCGATTCATTTCACTTATGCTAATTCGTACCCACAATTCTTTCACATGGAAGAATAACATGGCAGACATGACCGTTGGTTATCTGGTGATTGAATTGGATTAATCACAAGTCAAATTCCAACCTCATATCTATCATTTATCTTTCAATGTTATGCATGGCTTACCTTCCAATGTGATGCCTACTTCTCCACCCTTCACATGCATACATATCCACCCTATTGTAGCCCTAAAttttttgatatttcattaTTCCCACGTGGTAAAATTTGTATggactgaaatttgacatgttaaCAACAAACCTTGAGATCTGTCTTTCCACACATTTTCAATCCCAGCTAATCTGTCACGTTAATATGGAAAAATATGTATATGAGGTGACACTTTACCAATATGTAAGGTGACATATTCTAAAATTCACCTAAATGGTTACAAAAACACTAGAAGCTCCTGAATGTCTTACAGTGGATCCAAAACTGGGATCAGATTGCAAAACATGAcaagcaatttggatcctctactgccgagttgcCCGGTAGGActgtgctgcccagacacagtgttgttcgcaatgatcgccttaccccaactcgagcaaggtgtttgggcagggataaggcgatcattgcgcaCAATatcatgtctgggcagcacgatcctactgggcagctcggcaatagaggatttggatccCATGACAAGGTGACTCGTAGGATGGTAATTACCCAGTGCACTTTCATTTGTTACCCTAATTCTCAAATCTCTCACGAAACCTTCTCATCACTGCTATCTCCTCGACCCCCCACCTTCATCTCCGATCGCCGTCTGCCGCTGCTACTCCTCaggtaagctctctctctcatcttcggCAACTAAAAACCATTCCtgttttttttgcaaaaaaaaaccctccccACTCACTTTGTCACATCTTCTGCAACTAAAAGCCCTTCCtactttttcatctttttctcAGATACTTCTCTCTGATTTTCGACTTCCTAAATACCCCAATCGAAATATATTTTAGttctttttgttcttgtttGAAGTTTCCTGCTTGCAAAAGGATTGTTCTAGTTCTCACAATTCAGCCTTCATATATTGACACAACTTAGAACCTTTGACTGAAATTGGAGACTACTCTGAACTGTTTAATCGTAACTACCAATACTTTTCTATTTCTGGTTCTTTCCCTATTTCTTGTGATCCTATTGAGCTAATCTCCATTGGAATTCCCTAGTTTGGGATCAGTCTTCATTAGGAGGAcgagaaataattttttagaaagaaaaaataaaagatacaaGGGTGAAagcagtccccccccccccccctccaattGAAATTAGGACTGAAACTTGAAAATGCATATTCACCTTCAGAGTTCTTCCAGGAATCATAAAGAGCAGCAAAAACAAGAGGCCTTTCATCCTTAAAATGAATGTAATAAGGCTGCTTCTTTGACCCATCTTTTTTCCACTTATAGAATCCGCATGCACTTTGATGGGGATGGTGAAGTAAATTAATAGAGGTGGGGGTGAGACGATATAGGGGAGTGATGAGGTGAGGAAGATAGTAGAAATGGGGGTGAGGGCGGTATAGGAGAAATGTGCCCAGACGCAGATGTATCCAACCATATGGCAGACTAGGGTGAAAAAAGACATGAGTTATATTTAGTATTTACCCGTAAAGGGTATTTTCGTTTTCAAACTCTTAATTGAAAATTTGATCTTAAAAAAATGGTTGGATGAGCATTAACGTATAAAATTGATGTAATGTAATTTATGGATTTTCATCGCTCCCAATGCACCACGCTTGAGTATCCAACCATTAAACCATGAGCCATGATGTCTTTGtatcttctcaagtgttggTTTAATGGTTAAATTCTCAACATTTGTCTCATTTTTTGCAAATAAAGATTTTGCCATTGGGTGGATCCATCcctagagttttttttttgataagaggGTCCATCCCTAGTGAAATACTCAGAAACAGCAGATTTTTTCCACTACGGCTGctgcctttgttttttttttttttttttttttttttttttttttttttttttggggggggggggtgttgtcaAACACTGAAACTACCGCCTAAGAATGAAGTCTTGCATGTAAACAAGTGTTATATCTACGAGACACGAAGACACATTTATCAGTAAGAGCACCCCAGCCCCCAGCCCTCCCCCCCCTCGCtccttataaaaataaaaaaattttaagattgggagGCGCACTAGTCAACTTAAGCAAATGGAGGAATCTCTAATGAATAAAACCTACAAACTTAATCAACCAACTGTAGAGGATTTGCTAAAACATGAAGCCATGCCAGAATATTAGATAAATATTAGAGTGGCGACTGGGGTGATGACATGGGGCATTGACTGCATTTTTGGAAGACTTAAGGTTCCCTCAGTGTCGATCTAGGGCTTGTCCGAATCATTATCTTTGTCCGTTTTTCGAACAATATAGTGCTGTTCCCTCACATGAGATgtgaaatgacgacttaacctttCTCGGACAGTAGAAGATAAAAATTCGCATTCCCAACCCAAGCATGCATGGTTTGATGATGATAAACAATATAGGTGATTATTATTAGTGTAATCCGCAAGAAATCGAAGTGTTGAAGTCGTACTTATATTGCACTTGCATATTAAGTAACGCCATATATTATTGGTTCAGATAAAACATTTTCTATTTGACTCTTCTGGTCCAAGCCCGGGAAGGAAGGAGATAATGGTAGTAGTCTTCTCCGTtataacaacaataataataatagtcaAGTCAAGGCTCAGTTGCAGATGCCTTGAACGCAATACCCGGCATGCATTTAACTTCCTTCCACTTTGATCTCCCAAATCTA
This window harbors:
- the LOC122661605 gene encoding protein PHLOEM PROTEIN 2-LIKE A10-like; translation: MDLQLVQKGLDFSRRRKKWILLLAALGFTGYGAYRVYYLPSVVKKRKRFLKLLEALISVAEAVSDSAETISVISKDLKEFLQSDSDQIPTSLKQISKIMRSEEFSDSLVRVTQALTLGMLRGYRSDTSNGDESRTTPGLTDRLMDRLFSTAGSGFASVVVGSFARSLVLAFYSDGRPSSGGSNPESSSPPRWVNVLCSDNCRVLIADCIQLFVSTAIAVYLDKTMDINTYDEIFSGLTNPNHERKVRDILVSLCNGAVETLVKTSHQVLINSDSKNSSSNSPSLAVGQGEGISTTRDEVFKDLFSMELKERSPLDGIKDGGWVGKVSSTLAVPSNRRFVLDLTGRVTFETVRSFLDFLIWKLFDGFKKSYNIVREEVVERGMEVVRYFSAKSSVIITVCLSLCLHMVGGARVLMPA